The Haloplanus sp. CK5-1 genome segment GCGCAGTCACGAGGATATCCGTCCGATCTTCCCCGAGGACGTCGGCGAGCGCGTCGGTCCGGTCGATGAGCCGGTGTGGTGCCCGGAACTGGACACGCTTCTTATCGCTCCCCATCGTGTGCACGTTGTGAGCCAGCCCATTAGCTCTTTTCGTGTGTACAATGTGAGCCAACTTCGGCCGAGTGCACTCGGACACGAGTTGCGAAACGGTCGGTCAGCCGAAATACGACGGGCTTGTCGGGGCACCTACTCGAACGCACGTACCCCGCAGCCGAAGGTACATCTACGTTCCGTCCGTTCACAGGGGCATGCGCGACCTCGACGAGACGGACCTCGAGATCTTGGGGCTACTGATGGAGGACGCCCGCCGCCCGTGGGCCGACATCGCGGACGCGGTCGACCTCTCGCCGCCCGCGGTGTCCGACCGGGTCGACCGCCTCCGGGAGACGGGTGTCATCCGCGGGTTCACCCTCGACGTCGACCGCTCGAAACTCCGTGACGGCGTGCCGGTTCTCGTCCGTGTCGACCCCACGTCCGGGGTGTTCGACGACGTCCGCGGGGCTTTCCGCGACGCCGACGCGGTCGAACACGTCTTCTCGACGGCCGAGCGCGACCTGGTCTGTCACGCCCGCGTCGTCGACGGCGACGTGCCGGCGTGGCTCCCGACCGTCGTCGACGAACCCGGGGCGGCGATAGACGACTACACCGTGACGCTCCTGACCGGCGGCGAGTGGACGCCGACGGTCGACGGCGTCGGCTTCGCGCTGACCTGCGCACAGTGTGGCAACACGGTGACCAGCGAGGGGACGAGCGCCGACATCGGCGGCGACGTCTACCAGTTCTGCTGTCCCTCCTGCGAGCGTGAGTTTCGGTCCCGGTACGACCGCTTCGATGCCGAGGCCGAGTCCGGCACCGGGACCGGGCCGTCGGACTAACCTCGCCACGCGAACGGTAACGTTTAGGCCGCTCCCCGGGCATCGACGCGTATGCCCGAGAGAGTGCTCCTCGTCGGCGGTGGCGGGCGCGAACACGCCATCGCCCGCGCCGTCGCGCCGGACTGTTCGCTGTACGCCTGTGCGAGCAACCGCAACCCCGGCATCGCCGATCTGGCGGCCGAAACCCGGTCGATCGACGAAACCGACGCGGATGAAATCGTCGCGTTCGCCGAGGACGTCGACGCCACGCTCGCGGTGATCGGCCCCGAGTCGGCGCTGGCCGCGGGCGTCGCCGACGCCCTCGAGGATGCGGGCGTCTACGCCTTCGGTCCCGGAGCCGATGCCGCACGCATCGAGACGGACAAGGCCTACCAGCGGCGGTTCATGCGCGAGGAGGGTATTCCGGGCTGTCCGGACTTCGAGACGTTCGACGACATGGACGCCGCCTGTGCCTACATCGACGACTACGACGGTGACCTGGCGGTGAAGCCGGCGGGACTGACCGGCGGCAAGGGCGTCCGCGTCATCGGCGACCAGGTGACCGAGGCGGAGGCCAAGGCGTACCTCCGGGACTCCGACTACGACCGCGTCGTCCTGGAGGAACGCCTCGTGGGCGAGGAGTTCACCGTACAGGCGTTCGTCTCGGACGGCGAGGTTCGGGTCACGCCGGCCGTCCAAGACCACAAGCGCGCCTACGAGGGCGACGAGGGGCCGAACACCGGCGGGATGGGGAGTTACAGCGACGCCGGCCCCGCACTCCCGTTCATGGACGAGGTCGACTACGACGCGGCCGTCGAGGTTCTGGAGGCGACGGTCGACGCCCTCCCCGACTACGAGGGCGTCCTCTACGGTCAGTTCATGCTCACCGCCGACGGCGTCCGCGTCGTCGAGTTCAACGCCCGCTTCGGCGACCCCGAGGCGATGAACACCCTGCCGGTCATGGAGACGCCGTTCCTCGACGTACTGACTGCGGCCCGGGACGGCGACACACTCCCGGATCTCTCCTTTGCGCCGCGGGCGACCGTCTGCAAGTACGCCGTGCCCGCGGGCTACCCCACCGACCCCGAGGCCGGATCGCGCATCGAGGTGGACGAGGAGAGCGTCGCGCGGGCCGCCGAAGGGAGCGGGGGCGACGCCCTCCTCTTCTACGCGAGCGTCGACGCCCGCGACGACGGTCTCTACACCACCACCTCGCGGGCCTTCGCCGTCGTCGGTATCGCGGACACCATCGCCGCCGCCGAGGACATCGCCGAAGACGCGCTGTCGGCCGCGGGGGACGGCCTGCGGGTCAGACACGACGTCGGGACGCAGTCGCTCGTACAGCGACGGATCGACCACGTCGAGGACCTGCGCGACTGAGACGGTCACCCGCCGCGCATGACGGACGTGCGACGCGCCACAAACCTTTATTTCGGCGCATCTCGTCGTTCTGTCAATGGCAACGATACGGGAATCTCTCGGCGATCTCGTCGACGACGTCGACCGTCTGTTCCTGTTCTCCCCGCCGGCGTCGTTCTACGAGCGGTTCGCGGACGGCGACGTCGGACTGGTGGTCGTCGCCGCCGAGAACGCGGTCGGCGCGGACGCCTTCGTCGAACTCCCTCTGGGGTTCGACAACGTCCGCGACCGGGTCAAGTTCGGTATCGAAGGGGCGATGGACCAGGGCTTCGTCGCCGAGGGCGACACCGTCGCCTGCTCGGTCTCGGTGTTCGGCGACGACCCCGACAGCCTGCTTCGCGTCCGAGTCGACGAGTCCGTTCGGTCGGGAGTCTACGACCTGTTCACCGACTCCAGAGCCGACTCCGGAGTGATTCGTGACGTGTTCGAGGTGGCGATCGACCTCGGGAAGAAAGGACAGAAGGGCAAACCCGTCGGTGCGCTGTTCGTCGTCGGCGACGCGGGCAAGGTGATGAGCAAGTCCCGGCCGCTCTCGTACAACCCCTTCGAGAAGTCCCACGTCCACGTGGGCGACCCCATCGTGAACGTGATGCTCAAGGAGTTCTCGCGGCTGGACGGCGCGTTCGTCGTCTCCGACTCGGGGAAGATCGTCTCGGCGTACCGCTACCTCGAACCGTCCGCCGAGGGCGTCGACATCCCGAAAGGACTGGGCGCACGCCACATGGCCGGGGGCGCGATCACCCGCGACACCAACGCCATCGCCATCGTCCTCTCGGAGTCCGACGGGATGGTCCGGGCGTTCAAGCGCGGGGACCTCGTTCTGGAGATCGATCCGGAGGAGTACTGAGATGCAGGGCGGTTCGATAGAGCGCGTCGTCGCGGCCGTGCCGCTCCGTCTCTGGCTCGCGTTCGCGACGGCCCTCGCCGGCCTCGTCTTGGGGTGGCTGGTCCGCGTGCTCACCGGCCGGCTGCTCCGGCGGGCGGGCGTCCCGGGCGTCATCGAGGGCACCACGTTCGAGCGGACGGCCCGCGAGTTCGGCACGTCGACCGTCGCCATCCTCGGGGCCATCGCCGGCTACTTCGTCTTCGGCATCGCGCTGTTCGCCGCCGTCGCAGTCGCCGAGATCCAGTACGTCGCCCAGTTCTGGAACGCCGTCGCCGGCTTCCTCCCGCAGCTCTTTTTCGCCGTGATAGTCCTCATCGTCGGGGTGGTCCTCGGCGACAAGGTGGAACTGCTCGTGTCCGAGCGGTTCCGCGGGGTGAAACTCCCACAGATCGGCGTCCTCCCACTGATGGCCAAGTACAGCATCTTCTATCTGGCCGCGCTGATCGCCCTCGGACAGGTGGGCGTCGCCACCGCCGCGCTCATCGTCCTGCTCGGGGCCTACGTCTTCGCGCTGGTCTTCCTCGGCGGTCTCGCCTTCCGACACCTGCTCTCGGCCGGCGCCGTCGGCACCTACCTCCTCCTCCACCAACCCTACACCATCGGCGACGAGATTCGGATCGGCGACGTTCGCGGTGTCGTCCAGGAGATGGACCTGTTCGTCACACACGTCGAGACCGACGGCGAGGAGCACGTCCTTCCGAACAGCAAGGTGTTCGCCGACGGCTTCGTCCGAATTCACTCCTGACCGCGACGCTCGCCGACGCCACCGTCGACCGGTCGTGCCGGCACGCCCGCGACGGTGGTCTCCGGGGGGACATCGTCCGCGACCAGCGAGTTGGCCGCCACCGTCGCGTCCGCACCCACTTCGACGCCCGGGAGGACCACCGCACCCGCACCGACCATCGCCCGTTCGCCGATCACCACCTCGCCGGTGCGGTACTCGTCCTGCAGGAACTCGTGACAGAGGAGCGTCGCGTCGTACCCGACGATGGCGTCGGTTTCGAGCGTCACGAGGTCCGGCCAGAACACGTCCGGCGTCGCCTCCAGTCCGATCGCCACCCCCGACTCGACGGTCGCACCGAGCCGCCGGAGGAGCCAGTTTTTGACCCGGAGACTCGGCGAGACGCGGATCAGCCAGACGGCGAGGTAGTTAATCGCCACCCTGAGTGGGTGGCGTGCCCGCGTCCATCCCCACAGCGAGTTGTGTGGTCCGCCGGTCGGGGTTCGGTCCAAGCGGTCGTGTCGCCGGTCGGCCGCCGAGTCGTCCGGATCGGTCACGGTCCCCGTTCGCGGCCCGCCGTCTTCAACCTCACTCCGACCGCGTCGGCGACCGGCGCCCGAGGTGTTTCGAGACGTACGGGCCGTCCTGGTGGTAGCCCAACTTCTCGCGGTAGTAGCGCCGGACACCGATCCCGCTGATGACGCTCACCTTGTCGTAACCGGCCTCGACGGTCAGTTCCTCGGCGCGTTCGAGGAGGCGGCGGCCGTACCCGCGGTGTTGCCAGTCGCCCCCGCTTTCGCCGTCGCCCTCCTCCCGGATACCCGCCTCGCTCCCGTAGACGTGGAGTTCGCGAACCAGCGCTGCGTCGTCGAGTTCGCGCCGGACGGGGTCGTTCGGGAACCGCAGCCGACAGAAGCCGATCAGCAGGTCCGCTTCGGGGTCCTCGAAACTGAGGAAGTGTTCGGTGCCGCCGCCGGCCTCGTAGGTCGTGACGTCGAGTTCCACCCGGTCGGGGTCCGGGTCGGCGTCGTTGTGCCCCACCTCGCGGGCGCGGATGTCGCGGGGGGTGATCCCCTTCTCTTCGGCCCGCTGGGTCGCCAACTGCCGGAGGTTCGACTTCCAGACGCCGGCGTCGATGTGGTCTGCGGGGATGTC includes the following:
- the dacZ gene encoding diadenylate cyclase DacZ, with the protein product MATIRESLGDLVDDVDRLFLFSPPASFYERFADGDVGLVVVAAENAVGADAFVELPLGFDNVRDRVKFGIEGAMDQGFVAEGDTVACSVSVFGDDPDSLLRVRVDESVRSGVYDLFTDSRADSGVIRDVFEVAIDLGKKGQKGKPVGALFVVGDAGKVMSKSRPLSYNPFEKSHVHVGDPIVNVMLKEFSRLDGAFVVSDSGKIVSAYRYLEPSAEGVDIPKGLGARHMAGGAITRDTNAIAIVLSESDGMVRAFKRGDLVLEIDPEEY
- the purD gene encoding phosphoribosylamine--glycine ligase codes for the protein MPERVLLVGGGGREHAIARAVAPDCSLYACASNRNPGIADLAAETRSIDETDADEIVAFAEDVDATLAVIGPESALAAGVADALEDAGVYAFGPGADAARIETDKAYQRRFMREEGIPGCPDFETFDDMDAACAYIDDYDGDLAVKPAGLTGGKGVRVIGDQVTEAEAKAYLRDSDYDRVVLEERLVGEEFTVQAFVSDGEVRVTPAVQDHKRAYEGDEGPNTGGMGSYSDAGPALPFMDEVDYDAAVEVLEATVDALPDYEGVLYGQFMLTADGVRVVEFNARFGDPEAMNTLPVMETPFLDVLTAARDGDTLPDLSFAPRATVCKYAVPAGYPTDPEAGSRIEVDEESVARAAEGSGGDALLFYASVDARDDGLYTTTSRAFAVVGIADTIAAAEDIAEDALSAAGDGLRVRHDVGTQSLVQRRIDHVEDLRD
- a CDS encoding acyltransferase, whose product is MTDPDDSAADRRHDRLDRTPTGGPHNSLWGWTRARHPLRVAINYLAVWLIRVSPSLRVKNWLLRRLGATVESGVAIGLEATPDVFWPDLVTLETDAIVGYDATLLCHEFLQDEYRTGEVVIGERAMVGAGAVVLPGVEVGADATVAANSLVADDVPPETTVAGVPARPVDGGVGERRGQE
- a CDS encoding mechanosensitive ion channel domain-containing protein: MQGGSIERVVAAVPLRLWLAFATALAGLVLGWLVRVLTGRLLRRAGVPGVIEGTTFERTAREFGTSTVAILGAIAGYFVFGIALFAAVAVAEIQYVAQFWNAVAGFLPQLFFAVIVLIVGVVLGDKVELLVSERFRGVKLPQIGVLPLMAKYSIFYLAALIALGQVGVATAALIVLLGAYVFALVFLGGLAFRHLLSAGAVGTYLLLHQPYTIGDEIRIGDVRGVVQEMDLFVTHVETDGEEHVLPNSKVFADGFVRIHS
- a CDS encoding AsnC family transcriptional regulator, translated to MRDLDETDLEILGLLMEDARRPWADIADAVDLSPPAVSDRVDRLRETGVIRGFTLDVDRSKLRDGVPVLVRVDPTSGVFDDVRGAFRDADAVEHVFSTAERDLVCHARVVDGDVPAWLPTVVDEPGAAIDDYTVTLLTGGEWTPTVDGVGFALTCAQCGNTVTSEGTSADIGGDVYQFCCPSCEREFRSRYDRFDAEAESGTGTGPSD